One window from the genome of Myxococcales bacterium encodes:
- a CDS encoding FHA domain-containing protein: MARLIVVAGNERQEHELKPFNSIGRHPDNTIQVLDRIISKEHAHIQSLPDGRFLLRDLKSLNGTFFRGERVADRILCDGDEITMGSTTLIFVQQASPPPPPLSKVTISAGVAASHIRNRISADAGDFLPEKEVQDERILRRDYERLRMGHQLARAVGAELDLERLLPKILDQAIELVGADRGAILFMNEHGDPVPQYVKTKSGKSDNDIVLSRTVLSEVIGNRAAVLSSDATVDSRFAAAHSIIMQGIRSTMTLPLLVRDELLGLIHLDSLFASNAFTEKDLQICTGMASQAAIAIQNARLAQRIEQEAQTRAQISRLIPPSVVEQVVKGELVIEKGGRLSEITMLFSDIRGFTTMSDGTPPQEVVTTLNEYFEIMVDILFRYSGTLDKFVGDEIIGLFGAPIAIENAPLKSVLCAVAMMQGLDEFNRTRAAENLEPIRIGIGINTGTVITGAIGSTRALQYTAIGDAMNVASRLVNLAKAGEIIISEATYSHVAEYIDAMPLPPVRVKGKAEELQVFRVVGLRSAAGGAWGEVTKA; encoded by the coding sequence ATGGCAAGACTGATCGTTGTAGCGGGCAATGAGCGGCAGGAGCATGAGCTCAAGCCTTTCAATTCGATCGGGCGTCACCCCGACAACACCATCCAAGTCCTCGATCGCATCATCTCCAAAGAGCACGCGCACATCCAATCGTTGCCCGACGGTCGCTTCCTGCTGCGTGACCTCAAGTCGCTCAACGGCACCTTTTTTCGCGGCGAGCGCGTCGCCGATCGCATCCTCTGCGACGGCGATGAAATCACGATGGGGTCGACGACCCTTATCTTCGTGCAGCAAGCCTCGCCGCCACCGCCGCCGCTGAGCAAGGTCACCATCTCCGCCGGCGTCGCGGCGAGCCACATCCGCAACCGGATCAGCGCCGATGCCGGCGACTTCTTGCCTGAAAAAGAGGTGCAGGATGAACGCATCCTGCGCCGCGACTACGAGCGCTTGCGCATGGGCCACCAGCTCGCCCGTGCGGTCGGCGCCGAGCTCGACCTCGAACGCCTCTTGCCAAAAATTCTCGACCAGGCCATCGAACTGGTGGGGGCCGACCGCGGCGCGATCTTGTTCATGAATGAACACGGCGACCCGGTGCCGCAGTACGTGAAGACCAAGTCGGGCAAATCCGACAACGACATCGTGCTTTCGCGGACGGTGCTGTCCGAGGTCATCGGCAACCGCGCCGCCGTCTTATCCTCTGATGCCACCGTCGATTCGAGGTTTGCCGCCGCGCACAGCATCATTATGCAGGGCATCCGGTCGACCATGACCCTGCCCTTGCTGGTGCGCGACGAGTTGCTGGGCCTCATCCATCTCGACTCGCTGTTTGCCTCCAACGCGTTTACCGAGAAAGACCTGCAGATTTGCACCGGCATGGCCTCGCAGGCCGCGATTGCGATCCAGAATGCGCGGCTCGCCCAGCGCATCGAGCAGGAGGCCCAAACACGGGCGCAGATCTCGCGACTCATCCCGCCATCGGTCGTCGAGCAAGTCGTCAAGGGCGAGCTCGTCATCGAAAAGGGCGGCCGCCTCTCCGAAATCACCATGCTCTTTTCCGACATTCGAGGGTTCACCACCATGTCGGACGGCACGCCGCCGCAAGAAGTCGTCACCACCCTCAACGAATACTTCGAGATCATGGTGGATATTCTGTTCCGCTACTCCGGCACCTTGGACAAATTTGTCGGCGATGAGATCATCGGCCTTTTTGGTGCGCCCATCGCCATTGAAAACGCGCCGCTCAAGTCCGTGCTCTGCGCGGTTGCCATGATGCAAGGGCTCGATGAATTCAATCGGACGCGCGCCGCGGAGAACCTCGAGCCCATTCGCATCGGCATTGGCATCAATACGGGCACCGTCATTACCGGCGCGATTGGCTCGACAAGGGCCTTGCAATATACCGCGATTGGCGACGCCATGAACGTCGCCTCGCGCTTGGTCAATCTCGCCAAGGCCGGCGAAATCATCATCTCGGAAGCAACCTATTCCCATGTCGCCGAATACATCGACGCCATGCCGCTCCCACCCGTGCGCGTCAAAGGCAAAGCCGAAGAGCTTCAGGTCTTTCGCGTCGTCGGGCTCCGCAGCGCCGCAGGCGGCGCGTGGGGCGAAGTCACCAAGGCGTAA
- a CDS encoding tetratricopeptide repeat protein translates to MRWTAFLVAKGQFGDLKQVYARKLELTSEPEARIAILSKLGLLFENEVKDDAEAIKAYLSITDMAPDDKGALAALARLYERGEKWQELADVLQRQMVVIGLEDDRAAHLELRRKLAETRDLRLGQAASAIEVYRDMLDVDPGNTAARAALERKLDDKEHRGVAAAVLEPIYEQTADWAQLVLVQEIKVAAEADPSTRAALLLRIGELYRLRLGNAEKAADAYGRCLEQEPGNEVAQQELESLADLLDGGWESYAALLEKSLKSDELDAVQTHQMALKLGEAYLHRLGKIDRAVEAYQRALTVEPDDERALAALESIFASQERYPELLDVYRRKADIVATDAERLDVLFKIAEIQDQMLGQRDEAIAAYGEVLAQDADNLVALRALDRLFEGGGRWQDLGDNLTRQLTIVEDDAQRVPLLVRLAHVRETRLGEQAAAVETYRQALDTDAGNVEAIMALQRLGQQAEFELAVANILEPLYRDQGDATKQIGALEIIVRHSFDPAQKLALLHQIAELHEIALSDMKAAFAAHARALAEDPQDAVTLAQLERLAIGLGDPQALVTLYLEAATAAADDELRIGLRYRAARVQEEAIGDAQAAVATLEEVLKVDPSQEIAATRIQAIWQMTGNSAGLVDILRRRSDVAADTASKQEFLYRAAQLQEEVLADQEAAIATYQHILTIDDADETALAALERLFIRLERWSQLKDVYAKRADLAADPEEKKRTLYVLGQVYDRELGNTAKAIETYQQILDVDATEVPAIQALDRLLGQAERWYDLLGNLERQIKLSGNDQETVALTYRVGLLWQTHLGDTNRAVETYRGALALDPYHPETLAALDGLLRGSAEPLAAAKVLEPIYEASGQWAQLAAVFEIMVAQTEEPAERVGFLHRLAHLQEAQLTNPDAAYEAYGRALADDRSNELTIGHLERLSDQLGKWPQTGALYLAQVESAGEPSKQVEVLLRAARVFQQETGDLQAAIASHTRVLAIEPEQAVSLEALDDLYSHTQQWAELGGILRTRARLSSDENDAALYQFRLGQTLEHALGDARGAIDVYREVLFAMPTHAPTIAALESLFAGNQHQSEVIAILEPLYEQAGEFEKLHAVYQAQLAAQVAPRERLAMLQRLAELAESRLADPGRAFQWWAQALIEDPSSELASEQLERFAGDLGAWDHLAASYQQALDENASLERTIVRDVLIKRGRVLEEEIGDVAGAVDAYLRVLQLAPEDEAALLALDRLYLAAGMYDELVEVLRRRVALADDPDQRNELLFRRGEIYASVLGDLDAALGAYRAVLEGDSRNRKALEAEEEIYFRREEWAKLYATYEKLVDVAAGDDELSGVYARMARVAADALGQDDHAVDLWRRVADIRGEDAETLGAVAEIYERNGQWEPYVETLERQVAITPDEREQIALYKSMGRIWASQLARPRNAIDAWLAADRINPVDGETLTALCELYQNTQAWDELSSSLRRLIAVSVDSQSFSDEVLIAQYSQLGELEGDVLGRVDDAIEAWQQVLHLDPRNEAAITALEALYTREARWDGVVEILQQRAQLASDPDMRAEHLLQAGAIWEEKVGNLANAAQLFELVHQEAPANLLASERLESIYRSQYRWSELVEVFLTRGEFLADDAQRIALFHETARIYETELGDQESAFLVLQAAFKLDYANETTSRELERLAGATGKWAELLTEYTEQVRTLEVENRVAAAELWVKIGRWYSEHLSHVDYAMHSVQEALRIDPGHPGALVALADLQRRRGMWRELQDTLNRHIAVEQDVAARTELSLQLAELWEGQLQDPQQALYAYQQALSADPENRGALSSLERLYRRAEAWDALIDVLYRRAAVESDPEEATRVRIEIGQVYDQRVGAYQQAIEAYRRVLEIDAANLTALRSLEELYDKTNQPQPYLEVLELQLDVSPTDSERVALYGRMAAAWEERYAKLDRAADCYEKIVALDPRNAAAFRELERLYYQSGKWDALVETYRNHIPATADIASRIDLYCAMGGLYEAQLDNPDRALEAYNEALTLRQDEPRALDALGRLYERIGDWHRAVEAQSAYVRIVDDVRTQSELYRRMGTILHQQIKDPEAAESHLLHALTLDPANAAAMEALVAMYRERGDWLKAAQMMVRAEAAMPVPTDKVRLLYGAAVIYEQRLAHADHAKQLYAAVIALDPEHVEAGRPLARLYFEAQEWAALAPVVEMLVRKLGDGGADGQELNELYYQAGRAADETGDLRRAGAYYKAAYDLDPTYLPTLISRADLLYKMQDWDGAGKLYQTLLVQQRDVTSNADVVRTYFRLGMVRQHLGERKKAHNMFEKALEIDPTHRDTLLAMVALQEQQEEWESVVHAKRGLLATASEKERVALLGEIGEIYKEKLANPQKAIASFTEALDFAPNDHSLLQRLLDLYVDTQQWKKAVETIVRFTEIEKEPVSRGQYFLASANIFRDKLQSIDEAVDHYNLALDNFFEDPAKLSAQMLPKALKAFAEIDKLQTTKRAWKDQERSYRNMLKRIDKPGVDPATYNKLRVDLLHALGEVYRSRLKHYQSAVGAFELAQQLDPDNAARAEILAELYLTAGSEYADKAVDQHVRMLNAEPFKYDSYKALYKIYSETQQYDKQWCISATLAFLKKADPHELEFYEQYKPRGLAKAASAMNTESWGRMVPEQENRYISAIFAAVYQGVAAMKAYPHKDLGLKRKDKRDVRTDQLMLSRALYYAAQALGVPLPEVFVLEDNKPAEIQLANFIDKTELCPAFVVRPQLFQGKSEKELAFAAARRLTFMRPEYYLKLLLPTNTELKVALYSAIALVKRDIPVPTDVAPLVAQYLPEMQQRITPQMAEQLAQVVRSFLSHESKVNLAEWGQAAEAVSQRAGFVLCGDLEVAAKLISADPSAGGQNAVKERIKELILFSIGENYFAVRKQMGITIG, encoded by the coding sequence ATGCGCTGGACCGCCTTTTTGGTAGCCAAGGGGCAATTTGGCGATCTCAAGCAAGTCTATGCGCGCAAGCTCGAGCTAACGAGCGAGCCCGAGGCGCGGATCGCGATCCTCAGCAAGTTGGGCTTGCTCTTTGAAAACGAAGTCAAAGACGACGCCGAGGCCATCAAGGCGTATTTGTCGATTACCGACATGGCGCCCGACGACAAGGGCGCCTTGGCAGCCCTTGCGCGCTTGTATGAGCGCGGCGAAAAGTGGCAGGAACTCGCCGATGTGCTGCAGCGGCAGATGGTCGTCATCGGCCTCGAAGATGATCGCGCGGCGCATCTCGAACTGCGTCGCAAGCTCGCCGAGACGCGTGATCTCAGGCTGGGCCAAGCCGCCTCCGCCATAGAAGTCTATCGCGATATGCTTGATGTCGATCCCGGCAACACCGCGGCAAGGGCCGCGCTGGAGCGCAAGCTCGATGACAAGGAACATCGCGGCGTCGCGGCCGCCGTGCTCGAGCCCATCTACGAACAAACCGCGGATTGGGCCCAGCTCGTCTTGGTGCAAGAAATCAAGGTAGCGGCCGAGGCGGACCCCTCGACGCGGGCGGCGCTGCTGTTGCGTATTGGCGAATTGTATCGCCTGCGGCTAGGCAATGCGGAAAAGGCGGCCGACGCCTATGGCCGTTGTCTCGAGCAAGAACCTGGCAATGAAGTCGCGCAGCAAGAGCTCGAGTCGTTGGCAGATTTGCTCGACGGCGGCTGGGAGAGTTATGCGGCGCTGCTTGAGAAATCGCTGAAGTCCGATGAACTCGACGCGGTCCAGACCCATCAAATGGCGCTCAAGCTCGGTGAGGCCTATTTGCATCGCCTCGGCAAGATCGATCGTGCCGTCGAGGCCTACCAACGCGCGCTGACCGTCGAGCCCGACGACGAACGCGCCTTGGCGGCGCTGGAATCGATTTTTGCCAGCCAGGAGCGTTATCCGGAACTCCTCGATGTCTATCGTCGCAAGGCGGACATCGTCGCGACCGATGCCGAGCGGCTCGATGTCTTGTTTAAGATCGCCGAGATCCAGGACCAAATGCTGGGGCAGCGCGACGAGGCAATCGCGGCCTATGGCGAAGTGCTGGCGCAGGATGCGGACAATTTGGTTGCCTTGCGGGCGCTCGATCGCCTGTTTGAGGGCGGGGGACGTTGGCAAGATTTGGGTGACAATCTCACGCGGCAGCTAACCATCGTCGAAGACGATGCGCAGCGCGTGCCGTTGCTGGTGCGCCTGGCCCACGTGCGGGAAACGCGACTTGGTGAACAGGCCGCCGCGGTTGAGACCTATCGCCAAGCCCTCGATACCGATGCCGGCAACGTCGAGGCCATCATGGCCTTGCAGCGACTCGGCCAGCAGGCTGAGTTCGAGCTAGCCGTGGCTAATATTCTTGAGCCGCTTTATCGCGACCAAGGCGATGCGACCAAGCAGATTGGTGCGCTCGAGATCATCGTCAGGCATTCATTCGATCCGGCGCAGAAACTCGCCTTGCTTCACCAGATCGCCGAATTGCACGAAATCGCGCTTAGCGACATGAAGGCGGCATTTGCCGCCCATGCCCGGGCGCTAGCCGAAGATCCGCAAGACGCGGTCACACTTGCCCAGCTGGAGCGGCTCGCCATCGGGCTAGGCGATCCACAAGCGCTGGTCACGTTGTATCTCGAGGCCGCGACCGCCGCCGCCGATGACGAACTGCGCATTGGCTTGCGCTACCGCGCGGCGCGCGTGCAAGAAGAGGCTATCGGCGATGCGCAGGCCGCGGTTGCGACCCTCGAAGAGGTACTTAAAGTGGACCCTTCGCAAGAGATCGCGGCGACGCGCATTCAAGCGATCTGGCAGATGACGGGCAATTCGGCGGGCTTGGTGGACATTCTGCGCCGCCGCAGCGACGTCGCCGCCGACACGGCGTCCAAGCAGGAATTTCTCTATCGCGCCGCGCAGCTTCAGGAAGAAGTGCTCGCCGACCAAGAGGCCGCCATCGCGACGTATCAGCACATCCTAACGATCGACGATGCTGACGAGACGGCCCTGGCCGCGCTCGAGCGGCTGTTTATTCGGCTGGAGCGCTGGAGCCAGCTCAAAGACGTCTATGCCAAGCGTGCCGATCTGGCCGCCGACCCCGAAGAGAAGAAGCGAACGCTCTACGTCCTGGGGCAGGTCTACGATCGCGAGCTCGGCAATACAGCTAAGGCCATCGAAACGTACCAACAAATCTTGGACGTCGATGCCACCGAGGTGCCCGCGATTCAGGCGCTCGATCGCCTGCTTGGGCAGGCCGAACGTTGGTACGACCTGCTTGGCAACCTTGAGCGTCAGATCAAGCTATCGGGCAATGATCAAGAAACGGTGGCGCTCACCTACCGCGTCGGCCTGTTATGGCAGACGCATCTTGGCGACACCAACCGTGCAGTCGAGACCTATCGCGGGGCCCTCGCGCTTGATCCGTATCACCCAGAAACCCTTGCAGCCCTTGACGGGCTGCTTCGTGGCAGCGCGGAACCCCTGGCGGCGGCCAAAGTTCTCGAGCCGATTTATGAGGCCTCGGGACAATGGGCTCAGTTGGCCGCGGTGTTTGAAATCATGGTGGCGCAGACCGAAGAACCGGCCGAGCGGGTCGGCTTCTTGCATCGACTGGCGCATCTCCAGGAGGCTCAGCTAACAAATCCGGACGCGGCGTATGAGGCTTACGGCCGAGCGCTCGCGGACGACCGCAGCAACGAACTAACCATAGGTCATCTTGAGCGCTTGTCGGACCAGCTCGGCAAATGGCCACAGACGGGGGCGTTGTACCTCGCGCAGGTTGAGTCGGCGGGCGAGCCAAGCAAGCAAGTTGAAGTCCTGTTGCGCGCAGCGCGGGTGTTCCAGCAAGAAACTGGTGACTTGCAGGCCGCGATTGCGAGCCATACCCGGGTGTTGGCGATTGAGCCCGAGCAGGCCGTGTCGCTGGAGGCACTCGACGACCTATATTCGCACACGCAGCAATGGGCCGAGCTTGGCGGCATCCTGCGCACGCGGGCTCGCCTCTCAAGCGACGAAAACGACGCGGCCTTGTACCAGTTTCGCTTGGGGCAGACCCTTGAGCACGCCCTGGGCGATGCCCGAGGCGCGATCGATGTCTATCGCGAGGTGCTGTTCGCGATGCCGACCCATGCCCCGACGATCGCGGCGCTGGAAAGCCTATTTGCGGGCAACCAACACCAATCTGAGGTGATCGCGATTCTTGAACCACTTTACGAGCAGGCCGGCGAGTTCGAAAAACTGCATGCCGTATATCAGGCGCAGTTGGCGGCGCAGGTCGCCCCACGTGAGCGCTTGGCCATGTTGCAGCGCCTGGCGGAGCTAGCCGAGTCGAGGCTGGCCGATCCGGGGCGCGCCTTCCAATGGTGGGCGCAAGCGCTCATCGAAGATCCATCATCAGAGTTGGCGTCGGAGCAACTCGAACGCTTCGCGGGCGACCTTGGCGCGTGGGACCATCTCGCCGCTTCGTATCAGCAGGCGCTTGATGAGAATGCCTCGCTCGAGCGCACGATCGTTCGCGACGTGCTGATCAAGCGTGGACGCGTGCTTGAAGAGGAAATCGGCGACGTCGCGGGTGCGGTCGATGCCTACCTGCGCGTGTTGCAGCTCGCGCCAGAAGATGAGGCGGCCCTGCTAGCCCTCGATCGCTTGTATCTCGCGGCGGGCATGTATGACGAGCTCGTCGAAGTGCTGCGGCGGCGCGTCGCGCTGGCCGATGATCCAGACCAGCGCAATGAGCTCTTGTTTCGCCGTGGCGAAATCTATGCATCGGTGCTTGGTGATCTCGATGCCGCGCTTGGGGCTTACCGCGCCGTGCTAGAGGGCGACAGCCGCAACCGCAAGGCGCTCGAAGCTGAGGAAGAGATTTATTTTCGCCGAGAAGAATGGGCCAAGCTTTACGCCACCTACGAAAAATTGGTCGATGTAGCCGCCGGCGACGACGAACTATCAGGCGTTTACGCACGCATGGCGCGGGTTGCGGCAGATGCGCTGGGCCAAGATGATCATGCCGTCGACCTTTGGCGTCGCGTGGCTGATATCCGGGGGGAAGACGCCGAGACCCTCGGCGCGGTCGCCGAAATTTACGAACGCAATGGCCAATGGGAGCCATACGTCGAGACCCTGGAACGCCAAGTCGCGATCACCCCCGACGAGCGCGAGCAGATTGCGCTTTATAAATCGATGGGGCGCATCTGGGCGAGCCAGCTCGCGCGGCCGCGCAACGCCATCGATGCGTGGCTGGCGGCAGATCGCATTAATCCTGTCGATGGCGAGACGTTGACGGCGCTTTGCGAGCTATATCAAAACACCCAAGCCTGGGACGAGCTCAGCAGCAGCTTGCGCCGGCTGATTGCGGTCTCAGTCGACTCGCAATCGTTTTCAGATGAAGTCCTCATCGCCCAGTACAGCCAGCTCGGTGAGCTCGAAGGTGATGTGCTTGGCCGCGTTGACGACGCCATCGAGGCGTGGCAACAGGTGTTGCATCTCGATCCGCGCAACGAAGCCGCGATCACGGCGCTCGAAGCGCTCTATACCCGCGAGGCACGCTGGGACGGCGTTGTCGAGATCCTGCAACAGCGGGCGCAGCTCGCCAGCGACCCTGACATGCGCGCCGAACACCTGCTCCAGGCGGGCGCTATTTGGGAAGAAAAGGTCGGCAATCTCGCGAATGCGGCGCAGCTGTTTGAATTGGTACATCAAGAGGCGCCCGCCAATCTCTTGGCGAGCGAACGCCTCGAATCGATCTATCGCAGCCAGTATCGCTGGAGCGAGCTCGTCGAGGTGTTTCTTACCCGTGGCGAATTTCTCGCCGACGACGCGCAACGAATCGCGTTGTTTCACGAAACCGCGCGGATCTATGAAACCGAGCTCGGCGATCAGGAATCCGCCTTCTTGGTGCTGCAGGCCGCCTTCAAGCTAGACTATGCAAACGAAACCACCTCGCGCGAGCTAGAACGGCTTGCCGGCGCAACCGGCAAGTGGGCCGAGCTGCTGACTGAGTACACCGAGCAGGTGCGTACGCTGGAGGTCGAAAACCGCGTTGCTGCGGCGGAGCTTTGGGTCAAGATCGGTCGCTGGTACAGCGAGCATCTCTCGCACGTCGACTACGCGATGCACTCGGTGCAAGAGGCCCTGCGGATCGATCCGGGCCATCCCGGGGCCTTAGTGGCCTTGGCCGATCTGCAGCGTCGCCGTGGCATGTGGCGCGAGCTGCAAGACACGCTCAATCGGCATATTGCCGTCGAGCAAGACGTCGCCGCGCGCACCGAATTGTCGTTACAACTCGCCGAATTGTGGGAAGGCCAGCTGCAGGACCCGCAACAAGCGCTATATGCCTATCAGCAGGCCTTGTCGGCCGATCCAGAAAATCGCGGCGCGCTGAGCTCCTTGGAACGGCTGTATCGCCGCGCCGAGGCGTGGGATGCGTTGATCGATGTCTTGTACCGTCGCGCGGCCGTCGAAAGCGATCCGGAAGAGGCCACCCGCGTGCGCATCGAAATTGGCCAGGTCTACGACCAGCGGGTCGGGGCCTACCAGCAAGCGATTGAGGCCTATCGCAGAGTCCTCGAAATTGACGCCGCCAACCTGACCGCGCTGCGCTCGTTGGAAGAACTCTACGACAAGACCAATCAACCACAGCCCTATCTCGAAGTGCTGGAGCTGCAGCTCGACGTGTCGCCTACCGATAGCGAGCGCGTCGCGCTTTATGGCCGCATGGCCGCGGCTTGGGAGGAGCGGTATGCCAAGCTCGATCGCGCCGCCGATTGCTACGAAAAGATTGTGGCGCTCGACCCGCGCAATGCCGCGGCCTTCCGCGAGCTCGAACGACTGTACTATCAGTCTGGGAAATGGGACGCCCTGGTCGAGACGTACCGCAACCATATCCCCGCCACGGCCGACATCGCGTCGCGGATTGATCTGTATTGCGCCATGGGTGGCTTGTACGAGGCCCAACTCGACAACCCCGACCGCGCGCTCGAGGCCTACAACGAGGCCCTAACGCTTAGGCAGGATGAGCCGCGGGCGCTTGATGCGCTGGGACGTCTTTATGAACGGATTGGCGACTGGCATCGCGCCGTTGAGGCCCAAAGCGCCTACGTGCGCATCGTCGACGATGTGCGGACGCAATCCGAATTGTACCGCCGCATGGGGACGATTCTGCATCAGCAGATCAAGGACCCTGAGGCGGCGGAGTCGCACCTGTTGCACGCCCTTACCCTTGACCCGGCCAATGCCGCGGCGATGGAAGCCTTGGTCGCGATGTATCGCGAGCGCGGAGATTGGCTCAAGGCCGCGCAGATGATGGTCCGCGCCGAGGCGGCAATGCCGGTGCCGACCGATAAGGTGCGTCTGCTCTATGGCGCCGCCGTAATCTACGAGCAGCGGTTGGCCCATGCCGATCACGCCAAGCAACTCTACGCAGCGGTGATCGCGCTCGATCCCGAACACGTCGAAGCGGGGCGGCCATTGGCGCGCCTGTACTTTGAAGCCCAAGAATGGGCGGCGCTCGCGCCGGTCGTCGAAATGCTCGTGCGCAAATTGGGGGATGGCGGCGCCGATGGGCAGGAGCTCAATGAGCTGTATTACCAGGCAGGCCGCGCCGCCGATGAGACCGGTGACTTGCGTCGGGCCGGGGCCTATTACAAGGCGGCCTATGATCTCGACCCGACCTACCTGCCTACGCTCATCAGCCGCGCCGATTTGCTCTATAAGATGCAAGATTGGGACGGCGCGGGCAAGCTCTACCAGACCTTGCTAGTGCAGCAGCGGGACGTCACCAGCAACGCCGACGTGGTGCGTACCTATTTCCGCTTAGGCATGGTTCGGCAGCATCTAGGTGAGCGCAAAAAGGCGCACAACATGTTCGAGAAGGCGTTGGAAATCGATCCGACCCATCGCGATACGTTGCTCGCCATGGTCGCCTTGCAAGAACAGCAAGAGGAGTGGGAATCGGTCGTACACGCCAAACGCGGCCTGTTGGCAACGGCCTCCGAAAAGGAGCGCGTCGCCTTGCTCGGTGAAATCGGCGAAATCTACAAGGAGAAGCTGGCGAATCCGCAGAAAGCCATCGCCTCATTTACCGAGGCCCTCGATTTCGCGCCTAACGATCACTCGCTCTTGCAGCGCTTGCTCGATCTCTACGTCGATACCCAGCAATGGAAAAAAGCCGTGGAGACGATTGTGCGGTTTACCGAGATCGAAAAAGAGCCGGTGTCGCGCGGTCAGTACTTCCTGGCCTCGGCCAATATTTTTCGCGATAAGTTGCAGTCAATTGACGAGGCCGTGGACCACTACAACCTCGCGCTCGACAACTTCTTCGAAGATCCTGCCAAGCTCTCGGCACAGATGTTGCCCAAGGCGCTTAAGGCCTTTGCAGAGATTGACAAGCTGCAGACCACCAAACGCGCGTGGAAGGATCAGGAACGCAGCTATCGCAACATGCTCAAGCGCATCGACAAGCCAGGCGTGGATCCCGCGACCTACAACAAGCTGCGGGTCGATCTGCTTCATGCACTGGGCGAGGTCTACCGCTCGCGGCTCAAGCATTACCAGAGCGCGGTCGGCGCCTTTGAGCTGGCGCAGCAGCTCGATCCCGACAATGCGGCGCGCGCCGAGATCTTGGCGGAGTTGTATCTGACGGCGGGGTCTGAGTACGCCGACAAGGCCGTCGACCAGCACGTGCGCATGCTCAATGCCGAGCCCTTTAAGTACGATAGCTACAAGGCGCTCTACAAGATCTATTCAGAGACGCAGCAGTACGACAAGCAGTGGTGCATTAGCGCCACCTTGGCGTTTCTTAAAAAGGCCGACCCCCACGAGCTCGAGTTTTACGAGCAGTATAAGCCGCGCGGGCTCGCAAAGGCGGCGAGCGCGATGAATACGGAATCGTGGGGCCGCATGGTGCCCGAGCAGGAAAATCGCTATATCTCGGCCATCTTCGCGGCGGTCTACCAAGGCGTCGCGGCGATGAAGGCGTATCCGCACAAGGACCTCGGGCTCAAGCGCAAGGACAAGCGCGACGTGCGGACCGATCAGCTCATGCTGTCGCGGGCGCTCTACTACGCCGCCCAGGCCTTGGGCGTGCCGCTGCCCGAAGTATTTGTGCTTGAGGATAACAAGCCGGCGGAAATTCAGCTCGCGAATTTTATCGATAAGACCGAGTTGTGTCCGGCCTTTGTGGTCAGGCCACAGTTGTTTCAAGGCAAGTCGGAGAAGGAGTTGGCCTTTGCGGCCGCGCGACGGCTCACCTTTATGCGGCCCGAGTACTATTTGAAGCTGCTGTTGCCAACCAATACCGAGCTTAAGGTGGCGCTGTATTCGGCGATCGCCTTGGTCAAGCGCGACATCCCGGTGCCGACCGACGTAGCTCCGTTAGTCGCGCAATACTTGCCAGAGATGCAGCAACGCATCACGCCGCAAATGGCTGAGCAACTTGCCCAGGTCGTGCGGTCGTTTCTAAGCCATGAATCCAAGGTTAACCTGGCGGAGTGGGGCCAGGCTGCCGAGGCCGTGTCGCAGCGTGCGGGCTTCGTCTTGTGTGGCGACCTCGAGGTGGCGGCTAAGCTCATTTCGGCCGACCCGTCAGCCGGCGGCCAGAACGCGGTCAAGGAGCGCATCAAAGAGCTCATCTTGTTCTCCATCGGCGAGAACTACTTCGCGGTGCGCAAGCAAATGGGCATCACCATCGGTTAA